One Comamonas odontotermitis genomic window, CCACAAAATCGGCAGGTGTGAAGCGAGAGAGCGCCGAGCGGCAGAACTGCGGGTTCTGGCCGACAAAGTGCTTGTGTGGTGCGCGCACATCCAGATCGCGGTTGGTGAAGTTGCTGCGCCCGCCGCCTGAGATACGGATTTTTTCCGCCACTTTGGCCGCATGATCGATCAAAAGGACCTTGAGCCCGCGCTGCCCCGCCTGTGCGGCGCAAAACAGTCCGGCAGCACCGGCGCCGATGATGACCGCGTCAAATTGCAGGGAGACGTTGGATGGGGACATACTGAATTGCTATTAAAAAGAGAGCTTGCTGCGCTTGGTGAATGCGCGATTTGTGCAATTTTCTTGAAATGAATCGTCACACTGAACTGCGCTTGCAAAAACGCCGCCTTGGGGGTGGGCACGGGCTGTGCTTGGGGGTGGTGCGACACCTGAAAAGCGCCGCATTATCGGCGATACATGCGCCGTTACATCGTGCGCCCGAAACGGGCCATGCAGTGCCAGGCCTTTTTCAGGGTGGGGCCATCGTAGCGGGTGGGGTGTTCTGCCTGCGCCCGGCCGAGCGTTGCGGGGGTCAGGCATTGGTGCTCAGCGCCATCCAGCCGTGCCAACATGTCTTGCAGCGCATCTGCAATTTCTGCGCCCCGATAGGCGGCAGCATCCGGCAGCATGGTTGCAGTCAAACGGTAGCCGCCGTGCCAGCGCACCGGCACGCCGCAGCGTGTGGCCGCAGCCGCAGCCGGGCTTCCCGCCAGACTCGGGTCCAGCACAATGGCCGCCACATCGCGTGCCAGCACCAGGCCTCCGTGAAGCTGTGCCTCCACATAGTGGTCCAGCGGGTCGGGCAGAGAGAGGCATCGCAGCTGTTGCCAATCCATCTGCGGCCACAGGCCCACATGCGTGGGCTGCCAGTAGCTGTCAGGGTCGCAGAAGCTGCTGCGCATAGCCAGTTGCGGGTGCAGCACGAGATAGGCGCTTCCAAAGCGCGGGGCTGCGCCGTAGCCGATGCTGCAGGCGTGGCCCAATGGGCTTAGATCCACGGCCCCATACACGGGACGCTCATCTGGGGCAGACGAATCATAGGCACCGGCAAACCAGTCATGCTCCCACTGCCAGCGCTGACCACCGGCTTGCGGGCTGTAGCTGCCGTTGCTCCAGCCGCT contains:
- a CDS encoding DUF3626 domain-containing protein, with the protein product MRTPASEPASSVLKPAQLQALQAVQSRGTSHCNTAPLAPIHIHFHADWLYGGQPVMAQLAASGRYQSQFESGWSNGSYSPQAGGQRWQWEHDWFAGAYDSSAPDERPVYGAVDLSPLGHACSIGYGAAPRFGSAYLVLHPQLAMRSSFCDPDSYWQPTHVGLWPQMDWQQLRCLSLPDPLDHYVEAQLHGGLVLARDVAAIVLDPSLAGSPAAAAATRCGVPVRWHGGYRLTATMLPDAAAYRGAEIADALQDMLARLDGAEHQCLTPATLGRAQAEHPTRYDGPTLKKAWHCMARFGRTM